A region from the Kiritimatiellia bacterium genome encodes:
- a CDS encoding agmatine deiminase family protein, which translates to MVVCDSGADALGVGDAGGPAAPRGAGAGATARGDAAAGAELNDWPRWCRHPAEWEPHAATWLCWPHSRKDWPGKLAAVQWDFGEIVRRLVPSELVCIMVGSAQHERWVRPVLEAEGVPADRVAFHRIPSDRSWARDAGPIFVETERGLAIAHFAFTGWARYDDWQRDAAIPQRAADALGLPRFEPMYGGRRVVLEGGAFDVNGCGTVITTEQCLLDPVVQVRNPGFTRADYEAVFARWLGATTTIWLSRGIAGDDDTHGHVDDVCRFVNPTTLVLATEQNERDENYLPLRENAERLQEARLQDGQRPLVVPLPMPEPLTYQGRRLPASYLNFYIANEVVLVPTFNDPRDRLALGILADLFPDRTVVGIHAVDLLLGLGSVHCLTHEQPSIRPVSA; encoded by the coding sequence ATGGTTGTGTGTGATTCTGGCGCTGATGCTCTTGGGGTTGGCGACGCGGGCGGTCCGGCAGCGCCGCGCGGCGCCGGTGCCGGTGCCACCGCCCGCGGCGACGCGGCCGCCGGCGCAGAGCTGAACGATTGGCCGCGGTGGTGCCGTCATCCCGCGGAATGGGAACCGCACGCGGCGACCTGGCTATGTTGGCCCCACAGTCGAAAGGACTGGCCCGGCAAGCTTGCCGCGGTGCAGTGGGACTTCGGGGAGATCGTCCGCCGGCTGGTTCCCTCGGAGCTGGTGTGCATCATGGTGGGATCTGCGCAGCATGAGCGTTGGGTGCGGCCGGTCTTGGAGGCGGAGGGGGTGCCGGCGGACCGGGTGGCGTTTCACCGGATTCCGAGCGATCGGAGCTGGGCGCGCGACGCTGGGCCGATTTTTGTGGAGACGGAGCGAGGTCTGGCGATCGCGCACTTCGCGTTTACAGGCTGGGCGCGTTATGACGACTGGCAGCGAGATGCGGCGATTCCGCAACGGGCGGCGGATGCGCTGGGGCTTCCGCGGTTCGAACCGATGTACGGCGGCCGCCGGGTCGTGCTCGAAGGTGGTGCGTTCGATGTGAACGGTTGCGGCACGGTGATCACCACCGAGCAGTGTCTGCTCGATCCGGTCGTGCAGGTACGAAATCCTGGTTTCACCCGGGCAGACTATGAGGCCGTCTTTGCGCGCTGGTTGGGGGCGACGACAACGATTTGGCTCAGTCGCGGCATTGCGGGCGACGACGACACGCATGGCCACGTGGATGACGTCTGCCGCTTCGTGAATCCGACCACCCTGGTGCTGGCCACCGAGCAGAACGAGCGGGACGAAAACTACCTCCCGCTTCGCGAGAACGCGGAGCGGTTGCAGGAGGCGCGCTTACAGGATGGACAGCGTCCGCTGGTGGTGCCGCTGCCGATGCCCGAACCGCTGACCTATCAGGGGCGTCGTCTGCCGGCCAGCTACTTGAACTTTTACATCGCGAACGAGGTGGTGCTGGTGCCGACGTTCAACGACCCGCGCGACCGGCTCGCGCTGGGGATTCTCGCGGACCTATTTCCGGACCGGACAGTGGTTGGGATTCACGCGGTGGACCTTTTGCTGGGGCTGGGCTCCGTGCACTGTTTGACGCACGAGCAGCCGTCGATCCGCCCCGTCTCGGCGTAA
- the leuS gene encoding leucine--tRNA ligase, whose protein sequence is MNEKYNFAEIEARWQAYWEQTGAFRVDTSDSTRKFYCLVMFPYPSGTLHVGHGRNYIIGDAVARYQMMRGWRVLTPMGWDAFGLPAENAAKSRGVHPRDWTLSNIAQMKRQIRSWGVGYDWSREIATCHPEYYKWTQWIFLKLYERGLAYRKLAPVNWCDFCTTLANEEVRPDGTCDRCGRPVRKRELEQWFFKITEYAQRLLDDLALLDRWPERVRAMQAHWIGRSEGARIEFRIAETGDACPVFTTRPDTIYGVTFVAIAPEHPLLAKVVRGSSCEAEVLRFAERQRTIPAAERTAETAPKEGVFTGRHVVNPYTGERVPLWVTNYVLMDYGTGVVMAVPAHDQRDFEFARRYGLPIRVVIRPPDGDLDPAAMTAAYVEDGVMTNSGPFSGRGNREAMRDVIEYAAARGFGAAAVTYRIRDWLISRQRYWGAPIPIVHCSACGTVPVPESELPVRLPDDVDFRIEQGNPLAAHEGFVRTVCPRCGGPGRRETDTLAQWLCSCWYFLRYINPRLRDRPFDRADVDRWLPVDQYIGGVEHAVLHLLYSRFIVKVLHDAGYLSFVEPFRALFTQGMICKRSETDGQLHKMSKSKGNVVSPDELIREYGADTLRLYTLFIGPPEKDAEWNDDAVEGAFRFLNRLWRRVYETRATLAAAAGLEVATDELDEEERELRRKLHETIAKITRDMDGAFRFNTAIAALMELFNAVERFGVDPNTSASRRAVYREAMEALVLMLSPFAPHIAEELWRELGHGESVLRARWPEADPSAMRREEVEIALQVNGRVRGRIRVSAGADAKAIEAEALAHPQVAKWIEGAEVRRVVVVPGRLVSISTR, encoded by the coding sequence ATGAACGAAAAGTACAATTTTGCGGAGATCGAGGCGCGCTGGCAGGCGTACTGGGAGCAGACGGGGGCGTTCCGCGTCGATACCTCCGACAGCACGCGGAAGTTCTATTGCTTGGTGATGTTCCCGTATCCGTCCGGGACGCTGCATGTCGGGCACGGGCGCAACTACATCATCGGCGATGCGGTTGCGCGCTACCAGATGATGCGCGGCTGGAGGGTGCTGACACCGATGGGCTGGGATGCGTTCGGGCTGCCGGCGGAAAACGCGGCAAAGAGCCGGGGCGTGCATCCACGGGACTGGACGCTCTCCAACATCGCGCAGATGAAGCGACAGATCCGTAGCTGGGGTGTGGGTTACGACTGGTCGCGCGAGATCGCCACCTGTCATCCGGAATACTACAAGTGGACGCAATGGATTTTTCTGAAGCTGTACGAGCGCGGGTTGGCCTATCGGAAGCTCGCGCCGGTGAACTGGTGCGATTTTTGCACGACGCTCGCGAACGAGGAGGTTCGGCCAGACGGCACTTGCGACCGCTGCGGGCGGCCGGTGCGCAAGCGCGAGCTCGAGCAGTGGTTCTTCAAGATCACCGAGTACGCGCAGCGTCTGCTGGATGACCTGGCGCTGCTGGACCGATGGCCGGAGCGCGTGCGCGCGATGCAGGCGCACTGGATCGGCCGGTCGGAGGGCGCGCGGATCGAGTTTCGGATTGCGGAGACGGGGGATGCCTGCCCGGTGTTCACGACGCGTCCGGACACGATCTACGGCGTCACGTTCGTCGCGATTGCGCCGGAGCATCCACTGCTGGCGAAGGTGGTGCGAGGTTCTTCGTGCGAGGCGGAGGTGCTGCGGTTTGCGGAGCGGCAGCGGACGATTCCCGCCGCCGAACGGACCGCTGAGACCGCGCCGAAGGAGGGTGTGTTCACTGGCCGGCACGTGGTGAACCCGTACACCGGCGAGCGAGTGCCGCTGTGGGTGACGAACTACGTTCTGATGGACTACGGCACCGGCGTGGTGATGGCCGTGCCGGCCCATGACCAACGCGACTTTGAGTTCGCGCGGCGGTATGGCCTGCCGATCCGGGTGGTGATTCGGCCGCCGGACGGCGATCTGGATCCGGCCGCGATGACCGCCGCCTATGTCGAGGACGGCGTGATGACGAATTCCGGGCCGTTCAGCGGGCGCGGCAACCGGGAAGCGATGCGGGACGTGATCGAATATGCGGCCGCGCGCGGGTTCGGCGCTGCGGCGGTGACCTACCGCATTCGGGACTGGCTGATCAGCCGCCAGCGCTACTGGGGGGCGCCGATTCCGATCGTGCACTGCTCGGCGTGCGGCACGGTGCCGGTGCCGGAGTCGGAGCTGCCGGTGCGGCTGCCCGACGACGTCGACTTCCGGATCGAGCAGGGCAATCCGCTCGCCGCGCACGAGGGTTTTGTGCGCACCGTGTGCCCGCGGTGCGGCGGACCCGGCCGTCGCGAGACAGACACGCTGGCGCAGTGGCTGTGTTCGTGCTGGTACTTTTTGCGGTACATCAACCCTCGACTGCGGGACCGGCCGTTCGACCGGGCGGATGTGGATCGGTGGCTGCCGGTCGACCAGTACATCGGCGGTGTCGAGCATGCAGTGTTGCACCTGCTCTATTCTCGCTTCATCGTGAAGGTGCTGCACGACGCTGGGTATCTCTCCTTTGTCGAGCCGTTCCGGGCGCTGTTCACGCAGGGAATGATCTGCAAGCGCAGCGAGACGGACGGCCAGCTGCACAAGATGTCGAAGTCGAAGGGAAATGTGGTCAGCCCGGACGAGCTGATTCGGGAGTACGGGGCGGACACGCTGCGGCTGTACACGCTGTTCATCGGTCCACCCGAAAAAGATGCAGAGTGGAACGATGATGCGGTCGAGGGGGCGTTTCGCTTTCTCAACCGGTTGTGGCGGCGCGTGTATGAGACGCGTGCGACGCTGGCCGCGGCGGCGGGGCTGGAGGTCGCAACGGATGAGCTTGACGAGGAGGAGCGGGAGCTGCGCCGGAAGCTGCACGAGACGATCGCGAAGATTACGCGGGACATGGACGGCGCGTTCCGGTTCAACACCGCGATTGCGGCGCTGATGGAGCTGTTCAACGCGGTGGAGCGGTTTGGGGTGGATCCGAACACCTCCGCGTCGCGGCGGGCGGTGTACCGGGAGGCGATGGAGGCGCTGGTGCTGATGCTTTCGCCCTTTGCACCGCACATCGCCGAGGAGCTTTGGCGGGAGCTCGGACACGGGGAGAGCGTGCTGCGGGCGCGCTGGCCCGAGGCGGATCCATCCGCGATGCGGCGCGAGGAGGTGGAGATCGCGCTGCAGGTGAACGGGCGGGTGCGAGGACGGATCCGCGTCAGCGCGGGTGCGGACGCGAAAGCGATCGAGGCCGAGGCGCTCGCGCATCCGCAGGTGGCGAAGTGGATCGAGGGCGCGGAGGTCCGCCGGGTCGTCGTAGTGCCGGGACGACTCGTCAGCATTTCGACCCGCTGA
- a CDS encoding Na+/H+ antiporter subunit E: MHANRLRTAVLTALCLAGWVAVTRDLHPASLAGAAAMALVAALFAAPVFYEDSPLAGLRPRPALVALPALLLVLLWEGYRAGIELIVRMLSGRYRPGVVRLRTRLRSRLGQTLLANSINLVPGTITLWARDRRLYVHWFNVASRHSIHAGRIIKARIERLLERTVG, from the coding sequence ATGCACGCGAACCGGCTGCGTACAGCGGTACTGACCGCGCTCTGTCTGGCGGGTTGGGTCGCAGTCACCCGCGATCTCCATCCGGCCTCGCTCGCCGGCGCCGCGGCCATGGCGCTGGTCGCTGCACTCTTCGCCGCCCCGGTCTTTTATGAGGACAGCCCACTCGCCGGGCTCCGGCCCCGACCCGCGCTCGTCGCGCTCCCAGCACTGCTGCTGGTGCTGCTCTGGGAGGGCTACCGCGCGGGCATCGAGCTGATCGTGCGAATGTTGTCCGGCCGCTACCGGCCCGGCGTGGTCCGGCTCCGCACCCGTCTGCGCTCCCGACTCGGCCAAACCTTGCTCGCGAACTCGATCAACCTGGTGCCCGGTACCATCACCCTCTGGGCCCGCGACCGCCGGCTGTATGTGCACTGGTTCAACGTCGCCAGCCGCCACTCTATCCACGCGGGCCGCATCATCAAGGCACGCATCGAGCGGCTGCTTGAACGGACCGTCGGATGA
- a CDS encoding monovalent cation/H+ antiporter complex subunit F yields the protein MNWTLPVLMIGTLLSLVRMFAGPTLWDRVISLQLVSVHVVLAMCLFAVEHGRPFYLDVAAVYALLSFAETVAFARLWATPGQEPPR from the coding sequence ATGAACTGGACACTGCCCGTGCTGATGATCGGTACGCTGCTGAGCCTGGTGCGGATGTTCGCGGGCCCCACGCTGTGGGACCGCGTGATCTCGCTGCAGCTGGTCTCCGTGCACGTCGTGCTGGCCATGTGCCTGTTCGCGGTCGAGCATGGGCGCCCCTTCTATCTTGATGTCGCCGCGGTCTATGCGCTGCTGTCGTTCGCGGAAACTGTCGCGTTCGCCCGTCTCTGGGCGACGCCCGGGCAGGAGCCTCCCCGATGA
- a CDS encoding monovalent cation/H(+) antiporter subunit G codes for MSTAIIAAGLALVLFGALGTVLLPDLYLRLHASTKCGVTGAATVLLGLAARAPSVDAAARLVLIVVLIFATAPMIPHIIAVAHAAGRHDDAEGPSP; via the coding sequence ATGAGCACCGCGATCATCGCAGCGGGGCTCGCGCTGGTGCTGTTCGGCGCGCTGGGCACCGTGTTGCTGCCCGACCTCTACCTGCGGCTGCACGCCTCCACGAAATGCGGGGTCACCGGCGCGGCGACGGTGCTGCTGGGTCTTGCTGCGCGCGCGCCCAGCGTGGACGCCGCCGCGCGACTGGTGCTGATCGTCGTGCTGATCTTCGCAACTGCACCGATGATTCCGCACATCATCGCCGTCGCGCACGCTGCCGGGCGGCACGACGACGCCGAGGGGCCTTCGCCATGA
- a CDS encoding DUF4040 domain-containing protein gives MSPRDIALTLMALMAAVVVFARKLVHAVIGLSLFSTILTLQYLWLHAPDVAMTEAALGAGLSTIVFLVALQRAGGNSDG, from the coding sequence ATGAGCCCCCGCGACATCGCGCTCACGCTGATGGCGCTGATGGCCGCGGTGGTGGTGTTCGCCCGCAAGCTGGTGCACGCGGTGATCGGCCTCAGCCTCTTCAGCACCATCCTCACGCTCCAGTACCTCTGGCTGCACGCGCCGGACGTCGCGATGACGGAGGCCGCGCTGGGCGCAGGCCTCTCGACGATCGTCTTTCTCGTTGCGCTCCAGCGCGCCGGAGGCAACTCCGATGGTTGA
- a CDS encoding PTS sugar transporter subunit IIA: protein MVEWRDYLVRAQILRLPPAAREVLFERLIAAACGPGAATPRPRAAELREQTISPGVVLVHARRDDLDRIRLSMGLLVPPASLGHGAPVHALVCALIPEPRSREYLTLLARLSRLLAAPSGSAAFRSGEPDRVATELGLAP from the coding sequence ATGGTTGAGTGGCGCGACTATCTGGTCCGCGCGCAAATCCTGCGGCTTCCACCCGCCGCGCGCGAAGTTCTCTTCGAACGCCTGATCGCGGCCGCCTGCGGACCAGGCGCGGCAACACCCCGCCCGCGCGCCGCGGAACTGCGCGAGCAGACGATCAGCCCCGGCGTCGTGCTCGTGCACGCCCGCCGCGATGACCTTGACCGTATCCGCCTCTCGATGGGCTTGCTGGTCCCGCCCGCCTCCCTCGGTCACGGCGCACCCGTCCACGCGCTGGTCTGCGCACTGATCCCCGAACCTCGCAGTCGCGAGTACCTCACGCTGCTCGCGCGCCTCAGCCGGTTGCTCGCCGCCCCCTCCGGCTCCGCCGCGTTTCGCTCCGGCGAGCCGGACCGCGTCGCCACCGAACTCGGTCTGGCCCCGTGA
- a CDS encoding MnhB domain-containing protein, giving the protein MIDLRDSPPLDTTLRLLFPFVLVFSFQLFSYGANSPGGGFQAGVAFGTIVVVLDLVWRRRAYPDRIFERMELAGLLLLGGLLLAGWLRTGRPFPDPAAWTGPGLLFSNIQMWSLNLAIFLEVAGSIVLIVRRLREPGK; this is encoded by the coding sequence ATGATTGACCTTCGCGACTCTCCGCCGCTGGACACGACGCTCCGGCTGCTGTTCCCCTTCGTGCTGGTGTTCAGTTTCCAGTTGTTTTCGTATGGCGCGAACTCGCCCGGCGGCGGTTTCCAGGCAGGTGTCGCATTCGGAACGATCGTCGTCGTGCTGGACCTCGTCTGGCGTCGCCGCGCCTATCCCGACCGTATCTTCGAGCGGATGGAGCTGGCGGGTCTGCTGCTGCTGGGCGGACTTCTCCTCGCCGGCTGGCTTCGCACCGGCCGCCCCTTCCCCGACCCGGCCGCCTGGACCGGGCCGGGACTGCTGTTCTCCAACATTCAGATGTGGTCGCTGAACCTCGCCATCTTCTTGGAGGTCGCCGGTTCGATCGTGCTGATTGTGCGCCGGTTGCGGGAGCCGGGGAAATGA
- a CDS encoding cation:proton antiporter subunit C, which yields MSVLIIALALYGFIASDHLVRKVMCIALIESTIILAFLDAGYAARGRAPILDPAAEIAMVDPLPQALMLTAIVIGVCFNALALALIVRVGRQRGTMSGSQLHD from the coding sequence ATGAGCGTGCTCATCATCGCACTGGCGCTCTATGGCTTCATCGCCTCGGACCATCTGGTCCGCAAGGTGATGTGCATCGCCCTGATCGAAAGCACGATCATCCTCGCCTTTCTCGATGCGGGCTACGCGGCGCGCGGTCGCGCACCGATTCTCGATCCCGCCGCCGAAATCGCGATGGTGGACCCGCTCCCGCAGGCGCTGATGCTCACCGCGATCGTGATCGGAGTTTGTTTCAATGCGCTCGCGCTGGCGCTGATCGTTCGCGTCGGGCGTCAGCGTGGCACCATGTCCGGCTCGCAGCTGCATGACTGA
- a CDS encoding proton-conducting transporter membrane subunit gives MTDPRLLTAFPLVPLFGVIAALAASMGGRDITRCVVRITAALQGAVGLALAVGAWRHGEIRLALGDTVLAIEFAFGADRIPLLSAYLLPLGAAAARAGDLASPAMRLLLLLYLGGCSGLIVTADLFNFFVFYELMMMAAYVLVGAKGSLYASVKYMLFGALSSSLLLGGIVLLYATGAGFREPLDPAFLAAEPLQQRWTLLLLASAFLMKSAFVPAWTWVATCHAATVTPVSALLGSYTLMAGLYGLQTRVLAPAAAAVLQDLFGWIEALSIATVSIPSLFVLVEAEPKRCVAASSVVAAGFVGWLMARGRATEAMLLIAVHAAGKTLMFYALDGMQPEGRVIALRRRAAVVFVIGTMLAVGLFPTPVGVWKSGLADTLPATIIVSTATVLTLAGLLKFGIRRGGQPPSAGLLAAALVALAAATAAAAGAGLLARPLPKLIADAIAIAAALPLARQLNRLDAAWSPQWRRRPYPHLNAELLGAATLLATGAIWLILPYAR, from the coding sequence ATGACTGACCCGCGCCTGCTGACCGCGTTCCCACTGGTACCCCTGTTTGGCGTGATCGCGGCGCTGGCGGCGTCGATGGGCGGCCGCGACATCACGCGGTGCGTCGTCCGCATCACCGCCGCGCTGCAGGGGGCCGTGGGCCTCGCGCTGGCCGTCGGCGCGTGGCGGCACGGCGAAATTCGCCTGGCCCTCGGTGACACGGTGCTGGCGATCGAATTCGCGTTTGGTGCCGACCGGATCCCGTTGCTGTCCGCCTATCTGCTGCCGCTGGGGGCGGCCGCCGCCCGCGCGGGGGACCTGGCCTCGCCCGCGATGCGGTTGCTGCTGCTGCTCTACCTCGGTGGCTGCAGCGGCCTGATCGTCACCGCGGACCTCTTCAATTTTTTCGTGTTCTACGAGCTGATGATGATGGCCGCCTACGTGCTGGTCGGCGCAAAAGGCAGCCTGTACGCGTCGGTGAAGTACATGCTCTTCGGCGCGCTGAGCTCGTCGCTGCTGCTCGGCGGCATCGTGCTGCTCTACGCGACCGGCGCCGGTTTCCGCGAGCCGCTCGACCCGGCGTTCCTCGCCGCGGAGCCGCTGCAGCAACGCTGGACCCTGCTGCTGCTGGCCAGCGCGTTCCTGATGAAGAGCGCGTTCGTCCCCGCCTGGACATGGGTCGCCACCTGTCACGCCGCCACCGTAACGCCCGTCTCCGCACTGCTCGGCTCCTACACCCTGATGGCCGGCCTCTACGGTCTGCAGACCCGTGTGCTCGCGCCCGCCGCCGCAGCGGTATTGCAGGATCTGTTTGGCTGGATCGAAGCACTGTCCATCGCGACGGTGTCGATCCCGAGTCTCTTCGTGCTCGTCGAGGCGGAGCCCAAGCGCTGCGTCGCGGCCTCGTCCGTCGTCGCGGCCGGCTTTGTCGGCTGGCTGATGGCACGTGGCCGCGCAACGGAGGCCATGCTGTTGATCGCGGTTCACGCAGCGGGGAAGACGCTGATGTTTTACGCGCTTGACGGAATGCAGCCGGAGGGGCGCGTGATCGCGCTGCGACGCCGCGCCGCGGTGGTGTTCGTCATCGGCACCATGCTGGCGGTCGGCCTGTTTCCCACGCCGGTCGGCGTCTGGAAAAGTGGGCTCGCCGACACGCTGCCGGCAACGATCATCGTCAGCACCGCAACGGTGCTGACGCTCGCTGGCCTGTTGAAGTTCGGTATTCGGCGGGGTGGCCAGCCACCGTCCGCCGGGCTGCTCGCCGCCGCGCTGGTCGCGCTCGCGGCCGCGACCGCCGCGGCGGCCGGCGCGGGCCTGCTCGCACGACCGCTGCCCAAACTGATCGCGGACGCGATCGCGATTGCGGCCGCACTGCCGCTCGCGCGCCAGCTGAATCGGCTTGACGCCGCCTGGAGCCCGCAGTGGCGCCGCCGCCCCTACCCCCACCTGAACGCCGAGCTGCTCGGCGCCGCGACGCTGCTGGCCACCGGCGCCATTTGGCTCATTCTGCCGTACGCCCGATGA
- a CDS encoding glucose-1-phosphate adenylyltransferase, whose product MNVVCVIMGGGAGTRLQPLTRDRAKPAVPIGGKYRLVDIPISNCLNSRLRRIYLLTQYNSVSLHEHVANTYQFDQFHRGFVRIIAAQQTPDSESWYEGTADAVRKSFRYFMDESPDLILVLSGDQLYRMDFQKVIEQHVANRADVTIATKPVPRSEAGALGIMQVGPHNRILRFVEKPGDTPLLDELRAPMYSEERYLASMGIYVFNRPVLQELLADPERTDFGKHIIPAAIDRFNVHSFIFEGYWRDIGTIGAFWEANLELTEPRPPFSFYEPRAPIYTHMRFLPSSKINCCDLNRTLLAEGCIISGHRILHSIIGVRAVIGEGTVIEHSVIMGADYYEHERDPAPASPRLGIGRDCFIRNAIVDKNARIGDGAYISPDGKPDGTVTPQYTVRDGVIVIPKNTVIPPGTRL is encoded by the coding sequence ATGAACGTCGTGTGCGTGATCATGGGCGGCGGCGCAGGCACGCGGCTTCAGCCGCTCACCCGCGACCGCGCGAAGCCCGCGGTGCCGATCGGCGGCAAGTACCGACTGGTCGACATCCCAATCAGCAACTGCCTGAACAGCCGGCTGCGCCGGATCTATCTGCTGACGCAGTACAACAGCGTTTCGCTGCACGAGCACGTCGCCAACACCTACCAGTTCGACCAGTTCCACCGCGGCTTCGTCCGCATCATCGCCGCGCAGCAGACGCCCGACTCGGAATCCTGGTACGAGGGCACCGCTGACGCGGTGCGAAAGTCGTTCCGCTACTTCATGGACGAGTCGCCCGACCTTATCCTCGTGCTCTCCGGCGACCAGCTCTACCGAATGGACTTCCAAAAGGTGATCGAACAGCACGTCGCAAACCGGGCCGACGTGACGATCGCGACCAAACCCGTCCCCCGCTCGGAGGCGGGCGCGCTCGGGATCATGCAGGTCGGACCGCATAACCGTATCCTTCGCTTCGTCGAGAAACCCGGCGACACCCCGCTGCTCGACGAGTTGCGCGCCCCGATGTACAGCGAGGAGCGTTACCTCGCCAGCATGGGCATCTACGTGTTCAACCGACCGGTGCTGCAGGAGCTGCTCGCCGACCCCGAGCGCACCGACTTTGGCAAGCACATCATCCCGGCCGCGATCGACCGCTTCAACGTGCACAGCTTCATCTTCGAAGGGTACTGGCGCGACATCGGAACCATCGGTGCCTTCTGGGAGGCAAACCTCGAGCTCACCGAACCGCGGCCGCCCTTCTCCTTCTACGAGCCCCGCGCGCCGATTTACACTCATATGCGGTTCCTCCCCTCCTCAAAGATCAACTGCTGCGACCTCAACCGCACGTTGCTGGCGGAGGGCTGCATCATCAGCGGTCACCGTATCCTGCACTCGATCATCGGTGTGCGCGCGGTGATCGGCGAGGGTACCGTGATCGAACACTCGGTCATCATGGGCGCCGACTACTACGAGCACGAGCGCGATCCCGCCCCCGCCTCCCCCCGCCTCGGCATCGGACGCGACTGCTTCATCCGCAATGCGATCGTGGACAAAAACGCCCGAATCGGCGACGGCGCCTACATCTCCCCGGACGGCAAACCCGATGGCACCGTCACCCCACAGTACACCGTCCGCGACGGCGTGATCGTGATTCCGAAAAACACCGTGATTCCCCCCGGCACGCGGCTGTGA
- the folB gene encoding dihydroneopterin aldolase: MTDRILIRDLALRCVIGVYPEERRAPQDVLINIALETDVRAAARSDALNDAVDYKALKKDIVALVEQSSFRLLETLADRIAALCTSRRGVRRATVTVDKPGALRFARSVAVEVVRSRRPTRRTSRPE, encoded by the coding sequence GTGACCGATCGGATTCTCATCCGCGACCTCGCGTTGCGGTGCGTCATCGGCGTCTACCCGGAAGAGCGCCGCGCGCCGCAGGACGTGCTGATCAACATCGCGCTCGAAACCGACGTTCGTGCCGCCGCGCGCAGCGACGCGCTGAACGACGCGGTGGACTACAAGGCCCTCAAAAAGGACATCGTCGCGCTCGTCGAGCAAAGCTCCTTCCGGCTGCTCGAAACGCTCGCGGACCGCATCGCCGCGCTGTGCACCTCGCGCCGCGGCGTGCGCCGCGCGACGGTGACGGTGGACAAGCCCGGCGCGCTGCGCTTCGCCCGCAGCGTCGCGGTCGAGGTCGTCCGCTCCCGCCGCCCCACGCGCCGAACTTCGCGCCCGGAGTGA
- a CDS encoding aldolase catalytic domain-containing protein: MHRDSWVTYRPSIKVLDCTLRDGGLMNNHRFDDEFARAVYRANCAAGVDYMEFGYKADKALYARDEHGPWRFCDEDDVRRIIGEEPPPLKLCAMADAGRTDYRRDILPKEKSVFDCIRVACYIHQIPIAIDMLKDAADKGYETTLNLMALSTVPESELRTALAEVVESTRVNVLYVVDSFGALYSEQIRDYVRLFLRYAGPDRQVGIHAHNNMQLAYANTIEALIAGANRLDVTIHGLGRGAGNCPTELLLMFLKNPKFRVRPILECVERHLFPLHERIPWGYSIPHAISGALNRHPRESMAWMESDRANRIVEFYDRMLE, from the coding sequence ATGCACCGCGACTCGTGGGTCACTTACCGTCCCTCGATCAAGGTGCTCGACTGTACGCTGCGCGACGGCGGGCTGATGAACAATCATCGGTTTGATGACGAGTTCGCGCGCGCGGTCTATCGCGCCAACTGCGCCGCCGGTGTGGATTACATGGAGTTCGGTTACAAGGCCGACAAGGCGCTCTACGCGCGCGACGAGCACGGCCCCTGGCGGTTTTGTGACGAGGACGACGTGCGGCGGATCATTGGCGAGGAACCACCGCCGCTGAAGCTCTGCGCGATGGCGGACGCGGGCCGCACCGACTACCGTCGCGATATCCTGCCGAAGGAAAAGAGCGTGTTCGACTGCATCCGCGTGGCCTGTTACATCCATCAAATTCCGATCGCGATCGACATGCTGAAGGACGCCGCGGACAAGGGGTATGAGACCACGTTGAACCTGATGGCGCTGTCCACAGTGCCGGAGTCGGAGCTGCGCACCGCGCTGGCGGAAGTGGTCGAGTCCACGCGGGTGAACGTACTGTATGTGGTGGACAGTTTCGGTGCGCTCTATTCGGAGCAGATCCGGGACTATGTGCGGTTGTTTCTGCGCTATGCGGGCCCCGACCGGCAGGTCGGCATCCATGCGCACAACAACATGCAGCTGGCGTACGCGAACACGATTGAGGCGCTGATTGCGGGCGCGAACCGTCTCGATGTGACGATCCACGGGCTCGGCCGCGGCGCCGGCAACTGCCCGACCGAGCTGCTGCTGATGTTCCTGAAAAACCCGAAGTTCCGGGTGCGGCCGATTCTGGAGTGTGTGGAGCGGCACCTCTTTCCGCTGCACGAGCGGATCCCGTGGGGCTACAGCATCCCGCACGCAATTTCCGGCGCGCTCAACCGGCATCCGCGCGAGTCCATGGCGTGGATGGAGAGCGACCGCGCGAACCGGATCGTGGAGTTTTACGACCGGATGCTGGAGTAG